From one Bombyx mori chromosome 5, ASM3026992v2 genomic stretch:
- the HSFd gene encoding heat shock factor-d isoform X9, which yields MRSVVEIGASVPAFLGKLWKLVNDSETNQLISWSPGGKTFVIKNQADFARELLPLYYKHNNMASFIRQLNMYGFHKITSVENGGLRYEKDEIEFSHPCFMKGHAYLLEHIKRKIAIPKSVVTSNESGEKILLKPELMNKVLADVKQMKGKQESLDAKFSAMKQENEALWREVAILRQKHIKQQQIVNNLIQFLMSLVQPARPPNTNGNNVGVKRPYQLMINNAAHNSATESSYPGRLKNIKLDKDPLLEEISDENLEDGPTIHELAHDDILQNESSQDAIDPTFFVATDLNNITDNQNVANPLSNIQYHVTMEDGDDIESGGNKIAYPVKSNRLRFNEDLPVITSPSPTQGKPSSPLNQSPAINNVFTITPSTSKTKPRIKTTSSNTRSLISPSSFNPSADFKLPAEIFASDDSVSDVGILTAEETGIENILQDVDEDPMVSSTKDKMLGGINIKVEKVNEGLKPSKKSKKSNKDDTQNINLAAIKTELQDDFDWNNMTLATVNNNTNNKINRFQTRNRRDNISKNWEEYSSHFGTNSNKNDLDDHLDAMQSDLESLRELLRSDSYALDTNTLMGLFGSDDPFYGLSYNPADERAKTSNNVDTTKQYPMIDFDWLIGNSEASPAK from the exons atgcgtTCCGTTGTCGAAATTGGGGCAAGTGTCCCTGCGTTTCTTGGGAAACTGTGGAAATTGGTTAATGATTCTGAAACAAATCAATTGATATCTTGGAGTCCG gGTGGAAAGACGTTTGTCATAAAAAATCAGGCAGATTTTGCTAGAGAACTTTTACCACTGTACTACAAACACAACAATATGGCAAGTTTTATAAGACAACTTAACATGTATGGatttcataaaataacatcTGTTGAAAATGGCGGCTTGAGATATGAAAAAGACGAAATAGAGTTTTCGCATCCCTGTTTTATGAAAGGACATGCATATTTGTTGGaacatattaaaagaaaaattgcaATTCCAAAATCTGTTGTAACAAGCAATGAAAGTGGTgaaaaaattttgttaaagccTGAGCTTATGAATAAAGTTTTAGCTGATGTGAAACAAATGAAAGGAAAACAAGAAAGCCTCGATGCCAAATTTAGTGCAATGAAACAAGAGAATGAAGCACTATGGAGAGAAGTCGCTATTTTGCGGCAGAAGCATATCAAACAACAGCAAATAGTGAACAAT CTCATTCAATTTTTGATGTCATTGGTGCAACCAGCAAGACCCCCTAATACTAACGGCAATAATGTTGGAGTCAAGAGACCATATCAGTTGATGATAAATAATGCCGCTCATAATTCTGCCACTGAAAGCTCTTATCCAGgaagattaaaaaatattaagctaGACAAGGATCCTTTATTGGAGGAGATAAGTGATGAAAATTTG gAGGATGGACCTACAATACATGAATTGGCACATGATGACATACTGCAAAATGAATCCTCCCAAGATGCCATTGACCCTACATTCTTTGTAGCTACAGATTTGAATAATATCACTGATAATCAAAATGTAGCAAACCCATTATCCAATATTCAATACCATGTCACCATGGAAGACGGTGATGATATTGAATCAG GAGGCAATAAAATCGCATATCCTGTCAAGAGTAATAGACTACGATTCAATGAGGATTTGCCAGTAATTACTTCCCCATCTCCAACTCAGGGTAAACCTTCATCACCTTTAAACCAGAGTCCAGcgattaataatgtatttacgATTACACCAAGCACTTCAAAGACCAAACCTCGTATCAAGACTACTAGTTCCAATACTAGAAGCTTAATATCTCCCAGCAGTTTCAACCCGTCTGCTGATTTTAAGCTTCCAGCTGAAATATTTGCAAGTGATGATTCTGTAAGTGATGTGGGGATACTGACTGCTGAGGAAACAGGAATAGAAAATATACTTCAGGATGTTGATGAGGACCCAATGGTATCTTCAACTAAAGACAAAATGTTGGGTGGTATTAACATAAAAGTAGAAAAAGTAAATGAAGGACTTAAACCTTCCAAAAAGTCTAAGAAGTCCAATAAAGACGACACACAGAACATTAACTTAGCGGCAATCAAGACTGAGCTTCAAGATGATTTTGATTGGAACAATATGACTCTTGCAACAGTGAACAATAATACGAACAACAAAATAAACAGATTCCAAACAAg GAATAGGAGAGATAACATCAGCAAAAATTGGGAAGAATACTCTTCTCATTTTGGAACAAATTCTAACAA GAATGACCTTGACGATCATTTAGACGCAATGCAATCGGACCTTGAATCGTTAAGAGAACTACTGCGAAGCGACAGTTATGCTTTGGATACTAATACTTTAATGGGG TTATTCGGATCGGACGATCCATTTTACGGCTTATCGTACAACCCCGCCGACGAAAGGGCGAAAACATCTAACAATGTTG ATACAACCAAACAGTATCCGATGATTGATTTTGATTGGCTGATTGGTAACAGCGAAGCCTCACCAGCAAAATAG